One region of Gossypium raimondii isolate GPD5lz chromosome 6, ASM2569854v1, whole genome shotgun sequence genomic DNA includes:
- the LOC105773690 gene encoding UDP-arabinose 4-epimerase 1: protein MLNFARGRSQTRSTRSMPFAGMEYHDPKRKSNFVGKILMAAALTAVCIIMLKQSPTFGTPSQFSRHEEGVTHVLVTGGAGYIGSHAALRLLKESYRVTIVDNLSRGNIGAVKLLQELFPEPGRLQFIYADLGDAKAVNKIFSENAFDAVIHFAAVAYVGESTLDPLKYYHNITSNTLVVLEAMAAHGVNTLIYSSTCATYGEPEKMPITEETPQVPINPYGKAKKMAEDIILDFSKNSDMAVMILRYFNVIGSDPEGRLGEAPRPELREHGRISGACFDAARGIMPGLKVKGTDYNTHDGTCIRDYIDVTDLVDAHVKALQKAQPSKVGIYNVGTGKGRSVKEFVEACKKATGVDIKVDYLPRRPGDYAEVFSDPTKIRRELNWTAQHTDLEESLKTAWRWQKAHRDGYGAS from the exons ATGCTAAATTTTGCCAGAGGAAGAAGCCAGACAAGGTCAACCAGATCTATGCCTTTTGCTG GCATGGAATACCATGATCCCAAAAGGAAGAGCAATTTTGTAGGAAAAATCCTTATGGCTGCTGCCCTTACAGCCGTTTGCATCATCATGCTCAAGCAATCTCCCACATTCGGTACTCCAAGTCAG TTCTCCCGACATGAAGAAGGTGTAACTCATGTTCTTGTAACTGGTGGTGCTGGCTATATTGGTTCACATGCTGCTTTACGACTTTTGAAGGAGTCATACCGTGTAACTATTGTG GACAATCTTTCACGTGGAAACATAGGTGCCGTTAAGCTTCTACAAGAGTTATTTCCAGAACCAGGAAGGCTTCAATTCATTTATGCTGATCTGGGGGATGCGAAAGCT gtaaataaaatattttcagaaaatgcATTTGATGCTGTAATACACTTTGCGGCTGTTGCATATGTTGGGGAGAGTACACTTGATCCTCTCAA GTATTATCACAACATTACTTCAAACACCTTGGTGGTGTTAGAGGCAATGGCTGCTCACGGTGTTAACACTCTGATATACTCTAGTACATGTGCTACATATGGGGAGCCTGAAAAGATGCCAATCACGGAAGAAACCCCACAG GTTCCAATCAATCCATATGGAAAAGCTAAGAAGATGGCAGAAGATATCATCTTGGATTTCTCCAAGAATTCAGACATGGCAGTTATGATCCTAAG ATACTTCAATGTGATTGGGTCAGATCCTGAAGGAAGATTAGGTGAAGCTCCCAGACCTGAGTTGCGTGAGCATGGACGAATTTCAGGTGCTTGTTTTGATGCAGCTCGTGGTATTATGCCTGGTCTAAAg GTCAAGGGAACAGACTATAACACACATGATGGGACTTGCATACGAGATTATATCGATGTTACTGACTTAGTCGATGCTCATGTTAAAGCTCTTCAAAAGGCACAACCCAGTAAAGTAGGAATCTACAATGTTGGCACTGGAAAAGGTAGATCGGTAAAAGAGTTTGTAGAGGCCTGTAAGAAAGCAACAGGGGTAGATATAAAAGTTGATTATCTTCCCCGCCGACCTGGTGATTACGCTGAAGTATTTAGCGACCCAACTAAGATCAGGCGTGAACTGAACTGGACAGCTCAACATACCGATCTCGAGGAGAGTTTAAAGACTGCATGGAGATGGCAAAAGGCGCACCGTGATGGATATGGAGCCTCTTAG
- the LOC105774881 gene encoding G-type lectin S-receptor-like serine/threonine-protein kinase At4g27290 yields the protein MAVFNLLLVAFPFFCLSITSLAADTIRVNQSIRDGESETLISANGTFELGFFSPELSSNRYIGIWYKKISPKKVVWVANRNNPINDTNGELLLAEQGNLILMNATKGTVWSTNSPSLATNPTAQLLDTGNLLVQGNGNGNVVWQSFDYPTDTFLPGMKLGIYLVTGMNRKLTTWTSINDPSLGDYTFEIDPDGLPEFFLENDSKMVYRTGYWNGITFSGVIFLGPNNPVFTADFVSNEKEIYFKYELKNKSVLYRMGVTPDGTIERFICDDPARGWRPYFNVMLDTCDQYKICGAYGSCNIKNSPVCSCMKGFVPKDPNDWEKANWLHGCVRKVPLSCERGEDFLEYPGIKLPETRKAWYDRTIDLKQCKNRCLRNCSCTAFANLDVRDGGSGCILWFGDLIDIREYEENGQTIYVRMAASEIEAFKLSKGKKRLKMIIIPITTCGGILGICLGIFLIMRMKKGSTQQDVEEQEDNNERGKGDLEVPLFDFQTISIATNNFSLQNKLGQGGFGAVYKGVLENGQEIAVKRLSKKSGQGIDEFKNEVLCISKLQHRNLVKLLGCCIEPHERLVIYEFMPNKSLDSFIFDERQRILLDWPKRFQIINGIARGLLYLHQDSRLRIIHRDLKASNILLNYEMTPKISDFGLARSFGEDQIEANTTRVVGTYGYMSPEYAIDGLFSIKSDVFSFGVLVLEIITGKRNRGFSHPDHKFNLLGHAWKLLNEERSLELIDEKVRSSSEISQVLRSIQVGLLCVQQCPKDRPDMATAVLMLSSDNIPSLPQPKEPGYFATRIVHHNRDPSFSTNLSPPSNSLSITLPGPR from the exons ATGGCGGTTTTCAATCTACTCCTTGTTGCGTTTCCTTTCTTCTGTTTGTCAATAACCTCCCTTGCGGCGGACACCATTCGTGTGAATCAATCCATCAGAGATGGTGAAAGCGAAACCTTAATTTCCGCGAACGGGACTTTCGAGTTGGGATTTTTCAGCCCTGAACTATCGAGTAATCGTTACATAGGAATATGGTATAAGAAGATATCTCCTAAGAAAGTGGTTTGGGTTGCCAACAGGAACAACCCTATCAATGATACAAATGGAGAATTGTTACTAGCAGAGCAGGGAAACTTGATCCTTATGAATGCTACCAAAGGAACTGTTTGGTCTACTAATTCACCAAGCTTAGCTACTAATCCAACTGCTCAACTTTTGGATACTGGAAATCTTCTTGTCCAAGgcaatggaaatggaaatgttgTGTGGCAGAGTTTTGATTATCCGACTGATACATTTTTACCAGGTATGAAGCTCGGGATATACTTGGTTACTGGCATGAATCGAAAGCTAACAACCTGGACGAGCATCAACGATCCTTCATTGGGTGACTACACGTTTGAGATCGATCCCGATGGACTGCCTGAGTTTTTCCTCGAGAATGATTCGAAGATGGTATACAGGACTGGATATTGGAATGGTATAACGTTTAGTGGGGTAATCTTTCTAGGACCGAATAATCCGGTTTTTACAGCCGATTTTGTTTCCAATGAGAAGGAGATctatttcaaatatgaacttaAAAATAAGTCGGTTCTTTATAGGATGGGTGTAACCCCAGATGGCACCATCGAGCGGTTCATATGCGATGATCCCGCCCGAGGATGGAGGCCGTATTTCAACGTAATGTTGGATACATGTgatcaatataaaatatgtggTGCATACGGTAGTTGCAACATCAAGAATTCCCCAGTATGTAGCTGCATGAAAGGGTTTGTGCCTAAGGATCCCAATGATTGGGAAAAAGCTAATTGGTTACACGGATGTGTCCGGAAAGTCCCGTTGAGTTGCGAAAGAGGAGAGGATTTTCTCGAGTACCCCGGAATCAAGTTGCCAGAAACGAGGAAGGCTTGGTACGACCGGACCATAGACCTTAAACAATGCAAGAACCGATGTTTGAGGAATTGCTCTTGCACTGCCTTTGCAAATCTTGATGTTAGAGATGGAGGAAGTGGCTGCATACTTTGGTTTGGTGATCTGATTGACATCAGGGAGTATGAAGAAAATGGACAGACTATTTATGTGAGGATGGCTGCCTCTGAAATAG AGGCATTTAAGCTTtcgaaaggaaagaaaaggttgAAGATGATTATAATCCCTATTACTACATGTGGTGGAATACTTGGGATTTGCTTAGGCATTTTCTTGATCATGAGGATGAAGAAAG GAAGCACACAACAAGACGTAGAAGAGCAAGAAGACAACAATGAAAGAGGGAAAGGAGATTTAGAAGTACCATTATTTGATTTTCAGACAATCTCTATAGCCACTAACAATTTTTCACTGCAAAATAAGCTCGGACAAGGTGGCTTTGGAGCAGTCTACAAG GGAGTATTGGAAAATGGACAAGAAATTGCTGTGAAAAGGCTTTCAAAGAAATCAGGCCAAGGAATTGATGAGTTCAAGAATGAAGTGTTGTGCATCTCTAAGCTTCAACACCGCAACCTAGTCAAGCTTTTAGGGTGTTGCATTGAGCCACATGAAAGACTTGTGATTTATGAGTTCATGCCAAACAAGAGCCTAGACTCCTTTATATTTG ATGAAAGGCAAAGGATATTGCTAGATTGGCCTAAGAGATTCCAAATTATCAATGGAATTGCTAGGGGACTTCTTTACCTTCATCAAGATTCAAGACTTAGAATCATACACAGAGATTTGAAAGCTAGTAATATATTACTCAATTATGAAATGACTCCAAAGATTTCAGATTTCGGCTTGGCTCGAAGTTTCGGAGAAGACCAGATCGAAGCTAACACGACGAGAGTGGTTGGCACATA CGGTTATATGTCTCCTGAGTACGCGATCGATGGCTTGTTCTCTATAAAATCTGATGTATTCAGTTTCGGAGTTTTGGTGTTAGAGATAATAActggaaaaagaaacaggggaTTCTCTCATCCAGACCACAAGTTCAACCTTCTTGGACAT GCATGGAAGCTTTTAAACGAAGAGAGGTCATTGGaattaatagatgaaaaggTTAGGAGTTCAAGCGAAATATCCCAAGTGTTGAGATCGATACAAGTGGGTCTCCTATGCGTGCAACAATGTCCAAAAGACAGACCAGACATGGCAACCGCAGTTTTGATGCTGAGTAGCGACAACATTCCTTCATTACCTCAGCCTAAAGAACCAGGCTATTTCGCTACAAGAATTGTCCACCATAACCGTGACCCTTCTTTCTCGACCAATCTCAGCCCTCCATCTAATTCACTGTCCATAACACTCCCAGGACCTCGTTAG